In the Drosophila takahashii strain IR98-3 E-12201 chromosome 3R, DtakHiC1v2, whole genome shotgun sequence genome, one interval contains:
- the LOC123003368 gene encoding uncharacterized protein, translating to MDLNKVSIKQLKIWLSVLKCSTTGTKQELILRLNKLPSEKRNKFNEMKENRDGERSKGEDGGKEKFQERDGDRSNCKDGGIENFEEEDGDKSNNEDGGKENYEVEEGDEINSEDGEGKNKVGEKNDKGEDGEKVREYIREDGENESEAGEETRGERSYERDGEQNKGGGRNRNCAEVNMQNQAGEKEKTENNFNQSIDISLRMATQVLCEFAGESCARKWITRIYNIASIYGITGNYIKMLMISKIKGKANVWLHANAGRVLLPLEELTAELIAMFGEKSSKLEIRRKFEHRKWSAGETFGSYVDDKIMLAQGINIDGDEMLSCIIEGITNQGLRNLAHIQSFVDVGHIKRAFADVRLPKSVGKPMTSLDFKDKKETRCFNCNAKGHWANECRKSKREKGSCYACGEMGHFVATCLKSKNKNTGNNNYNVS from the exons atggattTGAACAAAGTATcgataaaacaattaaaaatatggttAAGTGTATTAAAATGTTCAACGACTGGTACAAAACAGGAGTTGATTTtacgtttaaacaaattaccaAGCGAAAAACGCAATAAGTTTAACGAAATGAAGGAGAACCGAGACGGCGAAAGAAGTAAAGGAGAAGACGGAGGCAAAGAGAAATTCCAAGAACGAGACGGCGATAGAAGTAACTGCAAAGACGGCGGCATCGAGAATTTCGAGGAAGAAGACGGCGACAAAAGTAACAACGAAGACGGCGGTAAAGAGAATTACGAAGTAGAAGAAGGCGACGAAATTAATAGCGAAGATGGAGAAGGCAAGAACAAAGTTGGCGAAAAGAACGACAAAGGCGAAGACGGTGAAAAAGTTCGGGAATATATACGCGAAGATGGAGAAAACGAAAGCGAAGCTGGCGAGGAAACAAGAGGTGAAAGAAGCTACGAAAGAGACGGCGAACAGAACAAAGGTGGAGGCAGAAATCGAAACTGTGCAGAAGTGAACATGCAGAACCAAGCTGGAGAGAAAGAAAAGACGGAGAACAATTTTAATCAAAGTATAGACATTTCTTTGAGAATGGCTACGCAAGTGTTGTGTGAGTTTGCGGGCGAATCATGTGCGCGCAAATGGATCACTCGGATATATAATATCGCAAGCATCTACGGTATAACcggaaattatataaaaatgttgatgATTAGCAAAATTAAAGGCAAAGCTAATGTTTGGTTGCACGCAAATGCTGGGCGTGTTTTGTTACCATTGGAGGAATTGACGGCTGAGCTGATCGCAATGTTTGGCGAAAAATCATCAAAGCTGGAGATAAGGCGCAAATTTGAGCATCGCAAATGGAGTGCAGGCGAGACGTTCGGGAGTTATGTTGACGACAAGATAATGCTTGCTCAGGGCATTAATATTGATGGAGATGAAATGTTGAGCTGCATCATCGAAGGTATTACAAATCAAGGGCTGCGCAATCTGGCACACATTCAAAGCTTTGTGGATGTTGGGCACATAAAGCGAGCATTTGCGGATGTTAGATTGCCGAAATCTGTTGGAAAACCGATGACATCATTGGACTTCAAGGACAAGAAGGAGACACGATGTTTCAATTGCAATGCCAAAGGGCATTGGGCGAACGAGTGCAGGAAGTCAAAACGGGAGAAAGGATCGTGCTATGCGTGCGGCGAGATGGGACATTTTGTGGCGACGTGTTTGAAGAGCAAAAATAAGAACACAGGcaataataattat AATGTCTCATAG